Proteins encoded together in one Hevea brasiliensis isolate MT/VB/25A 57/8 chromosome 16, ASM3005281v1, whole genome shotgun sequence window:
- the LOC110662329 gene encoding F-box protein At2g32560 isoform X3, with the protein MLLYFLITCFSFIFLRSLPLKTLPSWASEVRLLSLWFWKELFLFPYFESLRNTLFRASYLTTIHSKISMKKMNLTSNGKLENPVDDTGGMSILDLPELALDCILERLTTAGLCTMACVCTSLRERCISDHLWERRIKQKWGRIIGRAAYREWQFQIASSKDFGSCEQGKQKGLMKLLSTVWPISLMKSKDDNNNNNNNNFKHSNSSRVNSILSWYLAVETGRFWFPAQVYNRENGHVGFMLSCYDAELSYDPQTDTFRARYPPHGRRAVAIETGVQWERLRAPPVDTSPHDLHISDCLNDLRPGDHIEIQWRRNKEFPYGWWYGVVGHLESCDGNENYCRCHNSSNLVSPCTERKKEDN; encoded by the exons ATGTTACTTTACTTCTTGATCACTTGCTTCTCCTTCATCTTTTTAAGGTCTCTCCCTCTCAAGACATTACCTTCATGGGCAAGTGAGGTGAGATTGTTGTCTCTTTGGTTCTGGAAAGAGTTGTTTTTGTTTCCTTATTTTGAGTCCCTGAGGAATACCCTTTTCAGAGCTTCTTATCTCACTACAATTCATTCTAAAATCTCCATGAAGAAAATGAACCTGACTTCAAATGGAAAGCTAGAAAATCCTGTGGATGACACTGGAGGGATGTCAATTTTGGACTTGCCAGAATTGGCTTTGGACTGCATTCTTGAGAGGCTAACAACTGCAGGGCTTTGTACTATGGCTTGTGTTTGTACTTCTTTGAGGGAAAGGTGCATCAGTGATCACTTATGGGAGAGGCGCATAAAGCAAAAATGGGGTAGGATTATTGGTCGTGCTGCTTACAGGGAGTGGCAATTTCAAATAGCTTCAAGCAAGGATTTTGGAAGTTGCGAACAAGGCAAGCAAAAAGGCTTGATGAAGCTTCTATCTACAGTTTGGCCTATTTCTTTGATGAAATCAAAGgatgataataataacaacaataataataatttcaagcACAGCAATTCTTCGCGTGTTAATTCTATCTTGTCCTGGTACCTTGCTGTTGAGACTGGCAGGTTCTGGTTCCCAGCTCAGGTCTACAACCGTGAG AATGGGCATGTTGGGTTCATGTTATCATGCTATGATGCTGAACTTAGCTACGATCCCCAGACTGACACATTTCGAGCCAG GTACCCACCACATGGTAGGAGAGCAGTTGCTATAGAAACTGGTGTGCAATGGGAAAGGCTTAGAGCACCACCTGTTGACACTTCCCCACATGATCTACACATCTCTGATTGCTTGAATGATTTACGTCCTGGTGATCACATTGAGATTCAGTGGAGAAGAAACAAAGAATTCCCTTATG GTTGGTGGTATGGTGTTGTAGGTCACTTGGAGTCATGTGATGGGAATGAAAATTATTGCAGGTGTCATAATAGCA